A stretch of Aedes aegypti strain LVP_AGWG chromosome 2, AaegL5.0 Primary Assembly, whole genome shotgun sequence DNA encodes these proteins:
- the LOC5577596 gene encoding larval cuticle protein LCP-30, translated as MKCLIVLSVLAVSCVLAQNYNDGRYYPELYASKFDDGKWRPDNSGAYRGRTGASKTSSKGVGSRFVGASLLGNGFTATSSFGDSFGVASNSGSNNPFSIGGSSSFTNAKKTKTGFVDSSDANKIGIKEDTRQLNEDGSYHYKVVNENDIEVSETGRLDNVGTDDEFLRVMGYYQYLGDDGVLYRVDYVADENGFRPSGAHLPTPPPIPEEILKSLQARGLARK; from the exons ATGAAGTGTTTGATAGTG TTATCGGTGTTGGCAGTGAGCTGTGTCCTAGCTCAGAACTATAACGATGGACGTTACTATCCGGAGTTGTATGCTTCGAAGTTTGACGATGGTAAATGGCGACCTGACAACAGTGGAGCATATCGGGGTCGTACCGGTGCATCTA AGACTTCATCTAAAGGTGTCGGAAGTCGCTTTGTAGGTGCATCCCTCCTTGGTAATGGATTTACTGCTACAAGTTCTTTCGGCGATTCATTTGGAGTCGCTTCCAACAGTGGTTCTAATAATCCATTTTCTATCGGCGGATCGTCAAGCTTTACCAATgccaagaaaactaaaactgGATTCGTAGATTCCTCCGATGCCAACAAGATTGGTATCAAAGAGGATACCCGACAGTTGAACGAAGATGGTTCATATCACTACAAGGTAGTGAATGAGAACGATATCGAAGTTTCCGAAACGGGACGACTTGATAACGTTGGAACTGACGATGAATTTTTACGTGTTATGGGATACTACCAGTACCTCGGCGACGACGGTGTGTTGTATCGAGTGGACTATGTGGCCGATGAAAATGGTTTCCGGCCTTCGGGAGCTCATCTGCCAACCCCGCCGCCAATTCCAGAAGAGATTTTGAAATCACTACAAGCACGTGGGTTAGCTCGCAAGTAG